The DNA sequence TCGCCGAGCAGCGGTTCTGGTCATTGCATAAAAACCATTCACCGATCAGTTCGGCCTCATAGCTGCCCTTGGTGTCGGGAACTTTGTAGATCATCGCCTTGCCATCATAGGGCCGCGTGCGGTTTTTGGTTATGATGTAAAGCGAGTTGCCCCAGTGAAAAAAGGCTTCGGCATCATAGTAAAGCTTTGATTTTTTGGGCGGAAATTTTTTTTGTTCCGGATAGCGAAATTCAATCTTCTCCGATTTGATTTTATCTCCTTTTTCCTGCTCTGGATTCGGTAATTTATAGATGACCAAATTCTCTCGATGGTTTTCGTTATTGCCAAAATCACCGACGTATAGATTGCCGTAATGGTCTTTGGTCAAATCTTCCCAATCTTTGTTTTTGGCATTTTTAAGGTCAAGGTGCTTGATGATCTTACCATTGAAATCAACGTGAAAGATGTTGTCGTTGTTGCCACTGTCTTCAATCAGCCAAATGGTTTTGCCATCATAACTAACAATGCCTGAATTTTCGCTCAAGCTTGATGGCAAGTCGGTAATTACGTCCAGTTTACCTGGGTTTTGGCAACTGCAGAGCGAAAAGCTCAGGCAGCCCAAGAGAAAAAAAATAGACTTACTTGACATCTTCTTTGATTGGCAGGTATATTTCAGCTTTCCACTTAAGTTCATTGCCATCTGAACTGGGGTTATTGTGAAACACCTCTATTGGGGTCGGTTCAATGGGTATATCGTTCTTCTCGGCATAATCCAATAGGGCGTACCATGCACGGTCAGAGGTAATGTAATTACCGTAATATTCAGCCTTTAGCGCTTTTTTCTTAAAAATTCTTTTGTATTGGATATCCGTTCCCATCGGTAGTTTTTCTGAACGGATGATGGGCCGTCCGAAATTAAAATGAATACTATCATTGTCTTGGTTCCACTTGGTGACTTCCACTAGAGGAAAGCCATCGAATTTAACGCCCCTGTCCATAAGCTCGCCCATTAGATAACTAAAATTTTTCATCATGCGACCGGCCTTTTTAGGTTGTGTGGCCTTGAGCGGTATATAGGCCACATATTTGGTCGGCATTTCATCTTCACCAACCACTTTCACTTTAAACTTTTCTTTGTGTTCTTGAAGGGTTTCCATGAAATCTCTTACGGTAGCTCTTCCCCTTTTTTCAAAATCGGTATCAGAAAAGGGAACATTCAATTTGTTCGCCAAGCTGTGGTTTTCATCTTTGATGTTCACCACCACTTTAGAAGTGGAGTCGTTAATGGGCTTTATTGACCATCGATATCGATGTATAGAATCACCGAAGCGTATTTTTTGTTCTAGATGATAGAGATCTCCATCCTGTTTTAACTTAACCACCGTGTCTAAATCCTTATCCCATAGTTTCAAAGTTTGATTTATGGCTCCGGGAAAGGTGTTTGCGGTGAATCGAATTGTATAATCTGAAGGTTTAATGAACAAATACCATACAAGTGCCGCAAATATCAAGACAAGGGCACCATACACTATTTTTTTCATAGGGAATTTTTTTGAAGCGGGTTTTGATTAGTTATGCATATTTAAGTTTTCGACTATAAATTTTCCTAGGTCACGACCTTGTTTGACGCCTATTTCAACGGCGGCCCGATAATGGATGCCCCCATACATTCTGCTGATAGCGGCCTCATCTGCTGCTTGCCTGAATGATTTGAACGACCTAACAGGCAAACCGTAGGGTACTTCGGTATCATCATCAAAGGCGAAGTTTTCGCCGAATATATCGGTCAACGCTACTGCAGCGGCGCCAGAAACGACACTATGGCCACTGGTATATTCGGGAAAAGGGGGGGTCTGCAAAACAGGCTCCCAACTATCATCAATATGTTCGTTGATAAGTGTTTCGGGTCGTATGAGATTACTGCGGTATTTCTCATCCCAACAGCTTATAAAGGCATCGGCAATAGCAATTGACGTTTTGGTGTACGCGTATACCGTTTTGGCAAAGTCTGCATCGGTTTGCCTGCTGGCAATTTTGGTAATGCCTATCCAATGTGCACCAGGGGTGATTTTTTTGGTGGCGAACATAAGATGCCCACGAGTAACCGAAACATAGGGATTACAGTCCCAAAACTGGGCGATTGCAACTTCTTCTGATTCATCGCCCTTGGCAGTTATTTCGTTGCTGATATCATATACTTCTTTGACCTCTTTGTAGAAGTCAGAATCTTCTTCCATGGAAAAGGGTGGGGGCCCGGCCGGTTTGAACTGTGATGCGGAATCAATGACAAAGGGCCTGATTTTGTTCCAATGGGGCTCAATACCATTCATATAGGCCGGCGGGGTGGGCTGCCATCTTGATGGGTTGTCAGAGTCTACCGTAAACTTGGGCATGGTACGGGTTTGTTTGTAATTGTCACCATCCATCCATGCTACAATGTGTTCGGCCACTTGTAGGGCATAGTCTTTTGAAGCCTGAAATACTTTAGGGTTTTTCTCTTCCCATTCCGTATAAAGACTATCACGAAATACCTTGATCTTATCTTCAGAAAATATCAATCTTCGACTAACGTCGATATGGGCTATCAAAGCCGCCAGTTTGGTATCAACATCAGCAGACTCGACAGGTGTTGGAATGGGGGTAAGCTCCCTTAACTGACCCGCCAGTGAATTATGCCCACTATTCTCTTGGACTAGAATCTCATAGGCCGCGATATTGGGGTATGCAAAGATTCTGCTGGCCACAGGTGGTGAGAAAATATCATGCACCATAACTTCAGTGACCTTATCGACCGAAGCATGGTAATCTTCAGGCGAAATTTCAATAGATTCATTTTTAGTGCATGCGACAAGAAGAACAAGCAACAAAAACATTAAGATCCCTCTATTTTTCATCTTCCTTATTTTTCATTATTGAATTCGTATACCTCTGCTTTATCATTGTTGTAGGTCACAAGCAGAAATTTTTTATTGCCACGCTCAAGTATGGTCAGGTGGCGAACAGATTTTTGGGTTAGGTCTAGACCGATTCGATTGCCCAAAATTACATCATTTTCATTTTTTATCAAGGCCCCGGGAAAACTGTCAAATCTACCTTGGTAGGGCTTCACCCCAAAATAGTTGCCTGCTGCAAGCGCCTCTTCAGTGCCATTACCATCAAAATCATAGATTGTAAAATCTATGATGGGAGAAACCTGCAATTCTGCCTTAAACGGCACAAAAGTGAATTGCCCTTGTTCATTTTTGAGATATCCTGATTGCAGCTCGCTTGTGGTCAATAGTGCTGCTTTGCCCAGTGCTTTTTTATCAAATACTTGTTCGAGTGTTTTTCCGGCAAACGATTGATAGGTATTGAATTTTTTTCGAAGGGAAACCATTTGATCGGCCAGTCCGTCCAATCTTTCCAATGTGTAGTAGTTGCCATTCTTTTCATAGGCTGTAATGGTCTCTGTTTGCCCATTGCCATCAAAATCGGCAAAGTACATTTTCAACGGATGGGAAACAGAGGCCTTGAATTTTGAGTTGGTTCCCCAATTTCCCAATAAATAATCATTATCGCCATCTTGATCAATATCAAAAGGCTCAATACTTTGCCAGAGGCCATTCAAGTCAAGCGTATTTTCTTCGATCAACTTTGTTCCTGTATTTTTAAAAAAGCGTGGAGGCATCCATTCACCCACCACAATTAGATCCGTGATGCCATCGCCATTGAAATCACTCCATGTAGCATCGGTAACCATGCCTTCTAATTTGAATACCCCGATATCTGCAATACTAAATGTGCCGTTCTTGTTCAGCAATAGATATGACTTGGTCAAAGCACCGAATTTTGAGGTTAGGGAGTGTCCTCCAATGAAAACGTCCAAATCACCATCACTATCAAAATCATAGGGTCTGATCACAGAACTGTTTTGGTATATTTTAGGCAAAGACTGCTTGACAAAAGAGGAGTCACTTCGTACAAAATAGGCGTCCAATAGTACGGGTGATGACCCATAAAAGTCACCTCCACCTGTAGAAAGGAAAATATCATTTCTGTCGTCATCATTGAAATCGGCGATTTCGGCATCGATAATTTCTTGAATGGAATCTTGTACCATTTCTGGCCATCTTTTTTCAGCGAAAACAGAATCTTGAGCTATATATATCTTCGCGGGCATAAATTTTGAACCACCAAAATAAATGTCATCGTCACCATCTCCATTTAAATCGCCCACTGCTACGGCCGGTCCTCTATCAGATAGTTTATACGGAATCAATTTTTCACGATTGAAGTCGATATATGAATCTTCGACATGTTCAAAGTCAATGCCCAGATTACCTTCAACTTTGGTAAAGAGCTGTTGCTTTTTTGGCTGCAACGTTTTGTAATCGAAAGCCATAGTGTTGTTTGGTGAGATGTCAAGGGTTTGGTTCACCGTAACATCTTTGAGTACCTGATAGGTCTTATCTGGCCATATGATTTTAAGCGAGTCGATTCTTTCAGATTTGCCATACCCAAAATGGATGATAGGTTCTGAAGAAGCCTGAAACCCCCTACAAGTATAGAGTTCTTTGAACTGTAGTTTATCGTTATGGTATGAAATGACCTTGGTTCCGATTCCGAATGGATTTTTGTCTTTGTAGTTGAAGCGCAGCTTTAGGTAATTTGATTTGTCATCGGTTTGGTTGATGTATAGAGTGGCCAGGGCATTTAGATTGTTGGTGATAAGATCAATGTCACCATCATTATCAAGATCTCCCCAGGCGGTAGCTCCAGAAATCAGGGTGTCAGGACGAATCCATCGATTTGATTTGTTCTCGAACCGCAGATTTTCTTTTCCCTTGAAAACATAGTTGTGAACCGCCCCTGAGGGCATCATGTCCAGCGCCTTTTGATCGACCAATTTGGTATTGTTTATTTTGTTCCGTATTTGGTCGCTCGACAAAAATTTAATGTAATCAAGGTCATTGGGCCTTTTCGGTATGCCATTCGAGATAAAAAGATCTTGCTGCCCGTCTTGGTCAAAATCGGAGAAAAGAGCACTCCAGCTCCAATCAGTGGCGGCCAAGCCACTCATCATGGCCGTTTCCAAAAAGTTTCCATCAGGCTGATTAATATAGAGCATATTACGAGTAAACTGATAGTGGTATCCGTATCGTTCAACACGTAATTTTTGGATTTGAATATTATCATCCCCTTCCGAAGATTTCAAGGTCACTTCATTTTCTGGAAGCATATCCAAAGAAATCAGATCGGGCAAACCATCATGGTTGACATCGGCTACATCATTGCCCATAGAGAAGCGGCTCGTATGCCCAAAATACTGTTTCAGGCTTTCGGTAAAGGTGCCATCACCATTGTTTAAATAATAATAGTCGTCTTCATGAAAATCATTACCGATATAAATGTCAGGATATCCATCTTGATTGAAATCAGAAATGGCCACCCCTAGACCATAACCATTGACACCCCCATAAATACCAGCTTTTTCACTGATGTCTACAAATTTACCATTATCATTACGCAACAATTTGTCACCCGTTTCATAGTTTCGTTGGAGACGTAGCTCGGCTTTACCATATGATTCGGAGGTGTGTACGGCATGGTTCAACAGGTATAGGTCAAGGTCGCCATCAAGGTCAAAATCCAAAAAGGCCGCTGATGAACTGTAAGAGTCAAAGTCTAGGCCATACAGACTGGATTTTTCAGTAAATGTTAGGTCGCCATTGTTGATGTACAACTCGTTATGGCCCCGAAAACCATTGATGCCGACCATGGCACATACGTAGATATCCAAAAGGCCATCGCCGTTTACATCGCCCATCACTGAACCTGTGTTCCAGCTGCTGTTGCCCTGAATGCCCGCTTGCCCTGATATGTCTTCAAATTCTAGGTTCCCTTTATTTAGGTACAGTTTGTTCTTGATTTGGTTGCCGCTGAAAAAAACATCTATCAAGCCATCGTTGTTGATGTCGCCGACCGCTACTCCGCCACCATTATAAAAATAAAGGTAGTCAAGGATATTCAAGTCATCTGACTCGGTAAGGGTATTCGAAAAGGTGATTCCTGTTTTTTTCGAAGATGGATTTTCAAACAGCTCACCTCCTTTTTTGCAACCAAACACCAAGACCAAACATACAATATATGTCAGCTGTTTACTCATTTATAGCAAAAATCTTGGGTTTGTCATTGTTGATGGCCGCAATCAAATACAAACGTCCATTTTTATCTTTGATGGTTTTTAGGTGTTTTACCTCATCGCGGATGAAGAAACCACTCTTTTCATAGTCTTGCCATTCAAAATTCAGTTTGCCATCACCCAAAAGCACATGGCCGTAGCCAGCATCAAGTCGTGAAAACTGGGGTTTGTATTCAAAATCATTACCGGCCATGACAAGGTCTAGATGTCCATCATTGTTTACATCGGTACAACTCACATCGCATATACAGGAAAATTGCGTTCGGTACGGAAGTCGTTTTATCGAAAACTTGCCCTCTCCTTCATTGATGGCGATTACCGATGATGAAATCTTGCTCTGCTTTATAATGGACTTATCCATTAGCTCTTTTGGAAAAAGCTCTTGTATTGTTCTGCCAGCGTAATCAGAGGCTTTTAGGTTTTGTTTTTTGAGCGAGACCAATTGTTCTGTCAATTCTTTCTTTTGGTGTATCGGGTAATCACCACCATCTTTGTGCTGGGTGACAATCTGTTCAATGGTGCCATTATTGTCGAAATCATTGATATACATTTTCATGGGCTTCCCTTCTTCTGGCTGGTAGTGCAAGTTCTCTCCTTGGTTGCCCAAAATCAGGTCTAGGTCACCATCTTTGTCCAAATCGGCGGCTTCTATGGTATTCCACCATCCATCAAGGCTATCGAGCGTACTTTCCATTTTCATGATGCGCCTACCTGAACCCTGATAAATTTTTGGGGTGCCCCATTCTGAAACCGTGATCAAATCTACTTTTTGGTCACCATCTATATCGGCCCAAATGGCATCTGATACCATGCCCGCATCTTTCAAATCATATCCGGCACGTTCCGTTACATCTATAAACTGGCCTTCTCCACGGTTTTCAAGCAGTAAGTGGTTCGGGTCGAGCCCATAGATTCCGACCACACTCTTTGAACCCACAAAGACGTCTAGGTCACCATCGGCATCAAAGTCAAAAGGGGCGATCACTGAAACGTTCTTGAAAGTTGAGGGAATTACTTTATCGGATACAGAGAGGTTGCCTTGCCCATCATTGAAATATAACCTGGTTCTGTACGTACGCTCTTTTCCTACTTCATTACCACCAGAGGCCACCATCACATCAAGGTCACCATCATTATCGGCATCGAAGAAAGCCGCAGCCGTGTCTTCATAATTATTGTCGTTATTTAAAGCGGCTTGCCTCATCGGTTTCAATCGGCCGTCACCTTCATGAAGATATACTGTTGCGGCAGCACCTTTGGCGCCTCCTATAAAAACATCATCATTGCCATCGCCATTGAGATCGCCAACGGCCATGGCGGGCCCTTCTTGTGAAACCTTCTTATAGATTAGACCCTCATAGTCAAAATCACTGTAATTGTTTTCTTTGTGGGCAATCAACTGCTGATTGTTCAGCTCTTTGAACAATGAATTTGTTTTGATCTCGGTCGTTGGGCGATACACTTCTTTTGCTTGAGACTGCGTGACCATCAATTGTTGGTTGGCCGATATGTCGGTGAACAACTGTGAACGGTCATTGGGCCAGACAATTCTTATGGAATCAAGATTTTTATGTTTTCCGAGGCCTATCGTCATTACATATTCCATCGACGATTGAAAGCCCCTTGATGGCATCAGTTCTTGGTTTATGATATTGTTGCCAAAATAGAGCTTGGCAAGTGCACCCACTCCAAAGGGATTTTTCCCTTCTCCTTTAAATTTCAACTTTATGAAATTATGGTCTTTCAACAATCGATCGGTTTTGTTCTCATACAAAAAGACCTCGGTATTTACATTGTTGATGACCAGGTCAAGGTCACCATCATTGTCTAAATC is a window from the Muricauda sp. SCSIO 65647 genome containing:
- a CDS encoding GyrI-like domain-containing protein, translated to MKKIVYGALVLIFAALVWYLFIKPSDYTIRFTANTFPGAINQTLKLWDKDLDTVVKLKQDGDLYHLEQKIRFGDSIHRYRWSIKPINDSTSKVVVNIKDENHSLANKLNVPFSDTDFEKRGRATVRDFMETLQEHKEKFKVKVVGEDEMPTKYVAYIPLKATQPKKAGRMMKNFSYLMGELMDRGVKFDGFPLVEVTKWNQDNDSIHFNFGRPIIRSEKLPMGTDIQYKRIFKKKALKAEYYGNYITSDRAWYALLDYAEKNDIPIEPTPIEVFHNNPSSDGNELKWKAEIYLPIKEDVK
- a CDS encoding vanadium-dependent haloperoxidase — its product is MKNRGILMFLLLVLLVACTKNESIEISPEDYHASVDKVTEVMVHDIFSPPVASRIFAYPNIAAYEILVQENSGHNSLAGQLRELTPIPTPVESADVDTKLAALIAHIDVSRRLIFSEDKIKVFRDSLYTEWEEKNPKVFQASKDYALQVAEHIVAWMDGDNYKQTRTMPKFTVDSDNPSRWQPTPPAYMNGIEPHWNKIRPFVIDSASQFKPAGPPPFSMEEDSDFYKEVKEVYDISNEITAKGDESEEVAIAQFWDCNPYVSVTRGHLMFATKKITPGAHWIGITKIASRQTDADFAKTVYAYTKTSIAIADAFISCWDEKYRSNLIRPETLINEHIDDSWEPVLQTPPFPEYTSGHSVVSGAAAVALTDIFGENFAFDDDTEVPYGLPVRSFKSFRQAADEAAISRMYGGIHYRAAVEIGVKQGRDLGKFIVENLNMHN
- a CDS encoding VCBS repeat-containing protein; translated protein: MSKQLTYIVCLVLVFGCKKGGELFENPSSKKTGITFSNTLTESDDLNILDYLYFYNGGGVAVGDINNDGLIDVFFSGNQIKNKLYLNKGNLEFEDISGQAGIQGNSSWNTGSVMGDVNGDGLLDIYVCAMVGINGFRGHNELYINNGDLTFTEKSSLYGLDFDSYSSSAAFLDFDLDGDLDLYLLNHAVHTSESYGKAELRLQRNYETGDKLLRNDNGKFVDISEKAGIYGGVNGYGLGVAISDFNQDGYPDIYIGNDFHEDDYYYLNNGDGTFTESLKQYFGHTSRFSMGNDVADVNHDGLPDLISLDMLPENEVTLKSSEGDDNIQIQKLRVERYGYHYQFTRNMLYINQPDGNFLETAMMSGLAATDWSWSALFSDFDQDGQQDLFISNGIPKRPNDLDYIKFLSSDQIRNKINNTKLVDQKALDMMPSGAVHNYVFKGKENLRFENKSNRWIRPDTLISGATAWGDLDNDGDIDLITNNLNALATLYINQTDDKSNYLKLRFNYKDKNPFGIGTKVISYHNDKLQFKELYTCRGFQASSEPIIHFGYGKSERIDSLKIIWPDKTYQVLKDVTVNQTLDISPNNTMAFDYKTLQPKKQQLFTKVEGNLGIDFEHVEDSYIDFNREKLIPYKLSDRGPAVAVGDLNGDGDDDIYFGGSKFMPAKIYIAQDSVFAEKRWPEMVQDSIQEIIDAEIADFNDDDRNDIFLSTGGGDFYGSSPVLLDAYFVRSDSSFVKQSLPKIYQNSSVIRPYDFDSDGDLDVFIGGHSLTSKFGALTKSYLLLNKNGTFSIADIGVFKLEGMVTDATWSDFNGDGITDLIVVGEWMPPRFFKNTGTKLIEENTLDLNGLWQSIEPFDIDQDGDNDYLLGNWGTNSKFKASVSHPLKMYFADFDGNGQTETITAYEKNGNYYTLERLDGLADQMVSLRKKFNTYQSFAGKTLEQVFDKKALGKAALLTTSELQSGYLKNEQGQFTFVPFKAELQVSPIIDFTIYDFDGNGTEEALAAGNYFGVKPYQGRFDSFPGALIKNENDVILGNRIGLDLTQKSVRHLTILERGNKKFLLVTYNNDKAEVYEFNNEK
- a CDS encoding VCBS repeat-containing protein; amino-acid sequence: MKAHIMTLCLIALMLSCNQKNEEVVENETQTLFELLGPEKTGMDFVNKIENQKDFNIFKYRNFYNGGGVAIGDINNDGLADIYLTGNMEPNKLYLNKGGLKFEDISEKAGVQGNKPWSTGAAIVDVNADGLLDIYVSNAGNLEGNNHDNDLYINNGDLTFTEKAHEYNLAKTGFSTHASFFDYDKDGDLDAYILNNSNIPVSSLGYAEQRKVRAQDWEGVPHIFRGVGDMLLRNDNGKFVDVSEDAGIYGSLIGFGLGVLVTDINNDLYPDIYVSNDFYERDYLYINNQDGTFNEEIKNWTSHLSLSAMGIDIGDINNDGHNDIFITDMLPEEEKRVKSVMEFEGYNVFDLKQKKDFYQQYIQNTLQLNNGNGSFSEVAYYSGVDATDWSWAGLLFDMDNDGLKDIFITNGINHDLTDLDFVDFFANEIIQKMALTGRKESIDSIIAKMPIKPQPNYAYKNNGDISFTNANTEWGFDLPTMSNGAAYGDLDNDGDLDLVINNVNTEVFLYENKTDRLLKDHNFIKLKFKGEGKNPFGVGALAKLYFGNNIINQELMPSRGFQSSMEYVMTIGLGKHKNLDSIRIVWPNDRSQLFTDISANQQLMVTQSQAKEVYRPTTEIKTNSLFKELNNQQLIAHKENNYSDFDYEGLIYKKVSQEGPAMAVGDLNGDGNDDVFIGGAKGAAATVYLHEGDGRLKPMRQAALNNDNNYEDTAAAFFDADNDGDLDVMVASGGNEVGKERTYRTRLYFNDGQGNLSVSDKVIPSTFKNVSVIAPFDFDADGDLDVFVGSKSVVGIYGLDPNHLLLENRGEGQFIDVTERAGYDLKDAGMVSDAIWADIDGDQKVDLITVSEWGTPKIYQGSGRRIMKMESTLDSLDGWWNTIEAADLDKDGDLDLILGNQGENLHYQPEEGKPMKMYINDFDNNGTIEQIVTQHKDGGDYPIHQKKELTEQLVSLKKQNLKASDYAGRTIQELFPKELMDKSIIKQSKISSSVIAINEGEGKFSIKRLPYRTQFSCICDVSCTDVNNDGHLDLVMAGNDFEYKPQFSRLDAGYGHVLLGDGKLNFEWQDYEKSGFFIRDEVKHLKTIKDKNGRLYLIAAINNDKPKIFAINE